A region of Streptomyces sp. NBC_01750 DNA encodes the following proteins:
- a CDS encoding DUF5133 domain-containing protein, translating into MLLPDRALLAGLLRRCRAWEHLVIAEPKDLVGRRRLEDLAYTLCPDGTTHRA; encoded by the coding sequence ATGCTTCTGCCGGACAGGGCGCTGCTCGCCGGGCTGCTGCGGCGCTGCCGAGCCTGGGAACATCTGGTCATCGCGGAGCCGAAGGACCTGGTCGGACGGCGTCGGCTGGAGGATCTCGCGTACACCCTGTGTCCTGACGGGACAACGCACCGCGCGTGA
- a CDS encoding cell division protein SepF, with translation MSRYERYDVTDEQWEGLAQVVPLRSRNEWPSRVDHNTIPQDYAAAEQRRFVVLRVQVFADAREVAEYLVAQIPVLLDLTGAETEVAKRILDFSSGVVFGLGSGMHRVDRNVFLLAPVGTEVEGIAAAVPRS, from the coding sequence ATGAGTAGGTACGAGAGGTACGACGTCACCGACGAACAGTGGGAGGGTCTGGCCCAGGTCGTCCCGCTGCGCAGTCGTAACGAGTGGCCTTCGCGGGTCGACCACAACACCATCCCGCAGGACTACGCGGCCGCCGAGCAGCGACGTTTCGTCGTGCTGCGGGTGCAGGTCTTCGCCGACGCGCGCGAGGTCGCCGAGTACCTCGTCGCTCAGATCCCGGTACTGCTGGACCTCACCGGCGCCGAGACCGAAGTGGCCAAGCGCATCCTGGACTTCAGCAGTGGTGTCGTCTTCGGCCTTGGCAGCGGGATGCACCGGGTCGACCGGAATGTCTTCCTGCTCGCCCCGGTCGGCACGGAGGTCGAGGGGATCGCGGCGGCCGTCCCCCGTTCGTAG
- a CDS encoding AAA family ATPase, producing MDVTTLDGTNCTRPTVTELRLSAFKSHRGAVLPIGPLTLFAGVSGSGKSSVLQMYEALARLGAGDELETAFPDPSACVPEWAEADGQGRRGFRIGCTVDGPAGPVELDLAVQAEPELRVVGERLTSGGRSLLTTALRDPGRSSVQAAWHTAGAATVTRAPLPDDRLGTALLPLRVAGKTRGQLQVLAAAEQVVVALRSVFACDPQPQRMREPVVAGEGRLRRGCDNLAEVLHRTRSQCAKRHARLAAAARVGCAGDVADLAVEELGDGTVRALLGRSGARGSTPVGRLGEGELRYLALALVLLTGPGVLAMDQAAEVPAAYQSLTVLADGFDRCLDPRQARELLSLGAEMCARGHIRLVGAVADASYARGVDGVTVVDLVP from the coding sequence ATGGACGTAACCACGCTCGACGGCACGAACTGCACCCGCCCCACAGTCACCGAACTGCGGCTCTCCGCCTTCAAATCGCACCGGGGTGCGGTCCTGCCCATCGGTCCGCTGACGCTCTTCGCGGGCGTGAGCGGCAGCGGCAAATCGAGTGTCCTGCAGATGTACGAGGCGCTGGCGCGGCTCGGCGCGGGCGACGAGCTCGAAACGGCCTTTCCGGATCCCTCGGCCTGTGTGCCGGAGTGGGCGGAGGCCGACGGGCAGGGCCGGCGGGGATTCCGGATCGGCTGCACGGTCGACGGCCCGGCCGGTCCCGTGGAGCTCGATCTCGCGGTGCAGGCGGAGCCCGAACTGCGCGTGGTGGGCGAGCGGCTGACCAGCGGCGGGCGCTCCCTGCTGACCACCGCGCTGCGCGATCCCGGACGGTCTTCGGTGCAGGCCGCCTGGCACACGGCAGGGGCCGCGACCGTGACGCGGGCCCCGCTGCCGGACGACCGGCTCGGCACGGCGCTGCTGCCGCTGCGTGTGGCGGGCAAGACACGGGGCCAGTTACAAGTCCTCGCCGCCGCAGAGCAGGTCGTCGTGGCGTTGCGGTCGGTCTTCGCCTGTGATCCGCAGCCCCAGCGGATGCGTGAGCCGGTTGTTGCGGGGGAGGGGCGGCTGCGGCGCGGCTGCGACAACCTGGCTGAGGTGCTGCACCGCACGCGGAGCCAGTGCGCCAAGCGGCATGCCCGCCTGGCCGCCGCGGCGCGGGTGGGATGCGCGGGCGACGTGGCGGATCTGGCCGTCGAGGAACTCGGCGACGGAACGGTACGGGCGCTCCTCGGCCGGAGCGGTGCGCGGGGATCGACGCCCGTGGGGCGTCTCGGCGAGGGCGAGTTGAGGTATCTGGCGCTGGCGCTGGTACTGCTCACAGGGCCGGGTGTGCTGGCCATGGACCAGGCGGCCGAGGTGCCGGCGGCGTACCAGTCGCTCACCGTCCTGGCGGACGGTTTCGACCGCTGCCTGGACCCGCGCCAGGCGCGGGAACTGCTTTCTCTGGGCGCGGAGATGTGCGCCCGCGGACACATCCGGCTGGTGGGAGCGGTCGCTGATGCCTCGTATGCGCGTGGGGTGGACGGGGTGACGGTGGTAGACCTGGTGCCGTGA